One Hymenobacter volaticus genomic region harbors:
- a CDS encoding GrpB family protein: protein MKRDTRIVIEAYNPRWSSTYEELKLLYQASLQDLLLAVEHVGSTSVVGLAAKPILDIDLVVADEAAMQKVISKLALIGYQHQGDLGIVGREAFKLNSANTPYSAFQREWPAHHLYACLTGSTPLRNHLLFRDYLRTHRAKVSEYGQLKKQLATLYPTNIPEYVAGKTAFITTCLKQAGISQDEVDQIIRQNNVP from the coding sequence ATGAAAAGAGATACGCGTATTGTAATAGAAGCGTATAATCCTAGGTGGAGCAGCACCTATGAGGAGCTTAAACTGCTTTACCAAGCGAGCTTACAAGATTTACTGCTCGCAGTGGAACACGTAGGCAGTACTTCCGTGGTAGGATTGGCGGCCAAACCGATTCTCGATATTGACCTAGTAGTAGCCGATGAGGCGGCCATGCAAAAGGTTATAAGCAAACTGGCTCTGATCGGCTACCAGCACCAAGGCGATTTAGGCATTGTCGGTCGAGAGGCCTTTAAGTTAAACTCCGCAAATACTCCCTACAGTGCTTTTCAAAGAGAATGGCCAGCTCATCACTTATATGCTTGCTTGACCGGTAGTACCCCTTTGCGGAATCATTTATTGTTTCGGGACTACTTGCGCACTCATCGGGCAAAAGTGAGTGAGTATGGCCAGTTGAAAAAGCAACTAGCGACCCTGTATCCTACTAATATCCCGGAGTATGTAGCTGGGAAAACTGCTTTTATTACCACCTGCTTGAAACAAGCAGGAATTAGCCAAGATGAAGTTGACCAAATTATCCGACAAAATAACGTACCCTGA
- a CDS encoding DUF3592 domain-containing protein, with protein sequence MDYILYLAVGASVALFGWTASRALYLRWHGIATTGTITALVRTADGDGVSYAPRVAFFTQEGIRIEVTSSVSTQEAGDYFRVGQQVRIRYSPTNPSYFAIGGYEVTSVLFLLLFAGMAVGILWLLTRS encoded by the coding sequence ATGGACTATATCCTGTATCTGGCTGTTGGGGCATCTGTCGCGCTCTTTGGGTGGACCGCTTCACGGGCGTTGTATTTGCGCTGGCACGGGATTGCGACGACCGGCACGATCACGGCCCTCGTGCGCACGGCCGATGGCGATGGCGTCTCGTACGCCCCACGGGTCGCCTTCTTTACGCAGGAAGGCATTCGCATCGAGGTCACGAGTTCGGTTAGTACGCAGGAAGCGGGCGACTATTTCCGGGTAGGCCAGCAAGTGAGGATTCGCTACTCCCCCACCAATCCTAGTTACTTTGCCATTGGTGGCTATGAGGTAACCAGTGTCCTCTTCTTGCTCTTGTTTGCTGGTATGGCCGTAGGAATTCTGTGGTTACTTACCAGATCCTGA